One region of Chitinophaga varians genomic DNA includes:
- a CDS encoding glycosyltransferase family 2 protein, with protein sequence MLNDKKIVVVLPAYNAALTLEKTFREIPFDIVDDVVLVDDASKDDTLEVGRQLGIKHLIRHDNNKGYGGNQKSCYNKALELGADVVVMLHPDYQYTPKLITAMCSIIANDLYPVVFGSRILGKGALKGGMPMYKYIFNRMLTLTQNILIGQKLSEYHTGYRTFSGEVLKNINYMANSDDFVFDNEMISQIFMKGYDIAEITCPTKYFEEASSINFKRSAIYGLGVLRVSLQHRLHMWGLFKGKIY encoded by the coding sequence ATGCTGAATGACAAAAAGATAGTGGTTGTGTTACCAGCCTACAACGCAGCACTTACACTGGAAAAGACGTTCCGGGAAATCCCTTTCGACATCGTGGACGATGTGGTACTGGTAGATGATGCCAGTAAGGATGACACCCTGGAAGTAGGAAGACAATTAGGGATTAAACACCTGATACGCCATGACAATAACAAGGGGTATGGCGGCAACCAGAAATCCTGTTACAACAAGGCGCTGGAGCTGGGAGCGGACGTAGTGGTGATGCTTCACCCCGATTATCAGTATACGCCCAAGCTGATCACCGCCATGTGCAGCATCATCGCCAATGACCTGTACCCGGTTGTTTTCGGTTCCCGTATCCTGGGCAAAGGCGCGCTGAAAGGCGGAATGCCCATGTACAAATACATATTTAACCGTATGCTCACACTGACGCAGAATATTCTGATCGGTCAGAAGCTGAGCGAGTACCATACCGGTTACCGCACCTTTTCGGGAGAAGTGCTGAAGAACATCAATTACATGGCCAACAGTGATGACTTTGTCTTTGATAATGAAATGATTTCGCAGATATTCATGAAAGGATACGATATTGCGGAAATAACCTGCCCCACCAAGTACTTTGAAGAAGCGTCCAGCATCAACTTCAAACGGAGCGCCATCTATGGCCTTGGTGTGTTAAGGGTGTCTTTGCAGCACCGTTTGCATATGTGGGGCCTTTTTAAAGGAAAGATTTATTAA